CATGATGTATACAGACCACTAACAAATAAAAGTCTGAAGACAAGAAGCACCTGAGATATGTACATGATGTATACAGACCAGTGGCAAATAAAGGCTAAAAACAAGTAGCACCTGagatatgtacatttgtatacaGACTAGTGGCAAATAAAGGCTGAAAACAAGTAGCACCTGGGATATGTACATGATGTATACAGACCAGTGGCAAATAAAGGCTGAAAACAAGTAGCACCTGAGATATGTACATGATGTATACAGACCAGTGGCAAATAAAGGCTGAAAACAAGTAGCACCTGAGAGATGTACATGATGTATACAGACTAGTGGCAAATATAGGCTGAGGACAAATAGCACCTGGGATATGTACATGATGTATACAGACCAGAGGCAAATAAAAGGCTAAAGCCAAGTAGAACCTGAGAGATGTACATGGTGTATACAGACCAGAGGCAAATATAGGCTTCAGACAAGTATAGCACCTGAGAGATGTACAGTACATGATGTATACGGACCAATGTCAGATAAAAGGCTGCAGATAAGTGGTACTTAAACGATTTATATGATGTATACAGACCAATGTCAGATAAAAGACTGCAGATAAGTGGTACTTAAAGAATTTATATGATGTATATGTACAGACCAATGTCAGAAAAAAGGCTGCAGATAAGTGGTATTTGAACGATTTATATGATGTATACAGACCAATGTCAGATAAAAGTCTGCAGATAAGTGGTAGCTAAACGATTTACATGATGTATACAGACCAGTgatttgattttgtttcaatacaCAAATCAAGTTGTCTTTGGAagtacaaaaaacaacacatactaAAGGGCAAAttagaagaaaaagaaaaaaggcgTGTATACAGACCAATGTTAGATAAAAGGCTGCAGGCAAGAAGCAGGTAAAAGATGTACATTATGTTTTCAGATCAGTGGGAGCTTAAAGGCCGCCGACAAGTAGCAACTGAAAGATGTACATGATCTACACAGACCAGTGTCAAATTAAAGGTTGCAGATAACGTGGCAGCTGAAATATGTACATCATGTATACAGACAATGGGCGACGTGTTCGAAATAGGCAAACATGTGCTTAAAGAAATGATAGGTATATATGTGCATTATATTTTCAGGGGATGAAACTGCTGATTTCCATTAGCATAGGAATAATCATACTTTCCTCCCTTTTCTTCCCTTTTGTATAGATGCCAGGAGCGAGGCTACTTGTACACATAGGTGTCACCATACTTACGATCGCATCGTTCGACCCTTTATTCATGTAATGTTGAAACAAAACGTGTGACTGGAATTATTGCTCTAGGCTTGTTTagatttaaaacttttttttttaaatctaacatttgttttttattcaattataattcgTGATAAAATAAGCCCAAAATACGCTGTATGTTCATGAgaagaataaatgtttgaaaaaatccaaaaacaaacaagagttAACGGTGTAAGAATgacttaattgaaaataatgaaacatcGTTCATATTtgcctttaattattttttaagtattactttttaagtatgatatatataaagGATTATTGTTTGTTACAGTATTAATTATAAGAAAGGCATCATCACTATTTAAAAGCTAGGTTTTCTTAACAAATAAGAAGTGAAATAATCCGTTTATTAACTTATATTAATCGCGGTAGCAAATTAACTATTTCCTATCAAACTCGAGCTTTCAAGACACCGGATATCCAAAAGACATGGCATTgaatgtgttattttatatttctatataatgATACGaaagaaatgtttcaaaataagcAGAACCATTTACCTCGTGAGGCCTACTGTTTGTATATGCAGAGACGTGATTTCAGTGTCGACGCTGattaaaatgacgtcacaatatcttGGGGGCCATGACTGATGGGTAGTTTTAACGGGTGCATGGCATAATTTTAAAGCATTCGGAATTCCTTGGCCATcgtccattgaaaacaacctcggatgtatatggacggtttacaatgtcagaaatctttacatttaactacgatgcaagtagatcacgtagtaatttcaatttagcagttaaatttaaTGGCATTACTGTTGGGAATCTTGATcattaatgcattaatattgatatttataatggATACtcgttaaaacactacatttaattaataccaatatttaaaaatttatgAATTACTTCTATGGatgaaccggcatacatcccagattgttttcgatgaaaaatggctGAGGGGTTCCGATTGAATTTTAAAGCTCATGCAATTTGGGAAGAGTAATTAAAtatgcccaaaatgcaccatttcggagtagaaattgttaaaattttcttggaGGAGGAACACCAACCCCCACcctaaacaaattattttcgtTTTTGTTGGAGAGGCGCAAGAGAAAAGGGTACGTCCCTACGTTACGACCCCTCTAGCGTTgaatcctggaaccgcccctgttTACTTACTGAGGTTAAGGATTTAACTAATTAACTATACTTCGAGACCAAAACCagcttttaaacataaaaaacgtAATGTTTGACAActgtaattttgtaaatatcatttatatatgaGTAAAAGATACAGAGGAGGAGGAGGTTGATTAAGAGATGTATGAAAAGTGAGGAGCGGAGAAGGGTTGATGGTCAAAATAGGGGCGGAGCATGGTGGAATGGGAAGGTAAGAAGCGGAGCAGGGTGGATGAATAAAGTGGAGAGGGGCCGAGAAAATTGTATTGGGAAAGCAGGAGCAAAGGGGAAGAAGGAGCGGAGCAGGGTGGATTGGGAGAATAGAGTGGTTGGATCTGGGGAGAACGGTCAGTGAAGAGGTTTAAAGGGAGTGGTGATAGAGAGGTAAATAAGGAGAAAAAATGATGAGGTGAGGGAGAGATAAGTATATCGGAGGAAATGAAATGAAAGGGGTATGAGGAATGTAGTCAGTGAAGTGTTTAAGTGAAGGTGAGAAAGATGGAGGAGGTggatatctgtgagagtgcagatttaaataTGACTTTCATCGTAAGGTTTCATCAGCCATCTTTATTTCCAGATGGAactggtaaaaaaaatacaaaaaaaggtTAATTATCATCAGAAAACAGATACATAGTTAGaacaataaaaagaatattactCCAAAATATGCAAAGAAACGGGAGTGAACCGCTGCGGCGCTCTGTGTATTTTATAACCGTTTCCATAGCGGACGTTTTAGCTTAATTATTGGTACACTTTCGTTTCTATCTTTGTtgatttcgtttttttattcCTAAACCGTGTTTCAGatctttattttacaatgtCATACGAAGGAAAAGGATCAGGCGAAAATTCGACGAAAAGTAAATCATAAGTTACATATTTAGCATTTGCAGTtccattgtttttgttgtaaattgaAGTGACAAAATctctgtaaaatataatttatgattaTCTACAGTAGGAATAACAGTGTCAGATCATTATTTCAGTTTAAGGACAATTTTGTAGGCAATTTCATAAAATACTCTTAGTGTCATTCTGTCTTCCAATTGTCAACAAATGGGGCGAAACATaaaactaatgcaccagtcatttgtaaccatgcccccccccccccccccccccaggtccggggaataccagtaaaaggtattggctaaaataattaaagtataacttttgtgtttttatttaaaagtgaagtgttaagtattgtgaagtaacagttgaagaatatattttacattgatatggAATTGTCGACTtatggcgtttagggaacaaaatgaatatccaaatgttccCAAAACTCGCATTTTTGTGGctaactgctggtaaaatcttAGCCAAATGCCCCCATACCAGTGGATTttctaggttaggcccattcttCGCTATTGTCggagcaaaaacaaaaccacctcATTCACTCTGCACTGTGGGGACATCTAGAAGGtgaaaacacagcccatttcccccgctatccctggtatacagtacactccacgcggaactaccactttccgttttccttggcggattttggtcatcgcggacacgacatccaattgatcataatcctctttcctctgcgtttttactcgttcacccactgaggctgatcagtggaccgTACATTTACAATCGCCGCGTTACTCAGAGGTAAAAACACCGCGCAACTCGGAGGAAAACCGATAAGAATCTCCCActgtatctaattttgtttcatttatttgataatttttgctacacccgtaattgtttataaaaataatttatttcgcgtacctaattttcggacacccaaaggacatcaatcgtaactttcacacttaccaagtttcaccgacgaagattattgattttcatcttttatcctgactagattacctaaccgtatagtacaccactgtgacaagttaattagtaaatacccatcttaaacgatgtattgcatgtagaaagagaaagtgtgaaatatttattggaggattaaataaacaacaatggcaatcaagggattaagaaaacaaagacatgacatttttgtaaaacaatctgccaataaactttaaaacttataccacacttatagactgtatgaagcaattatgtacagttatacttattggatcatcaataaaagtcaacacattcaatgatataggtaactaattaatgtgatgaatttGAAGTTGGAAATGCAATACTCCAGTAAcattcgaaaacaccactcagacacattaatcctgcataacaatatacatgctctccatgagatcctcgtgggtaaaactgtgagttatgtgacgtcacacagagtgactgtttgatctaaagccgatagaatgtgttattcatttcaatgcatgtataaaatggtgtttaatgggattttaattatcttgatgaaggatttacacttatatgcgttataaataagtttagaacAATTGATAagtacggataaattaataagtcaggtaaaatgcaaattagggAGAAAAGaccgaaaaatattcacacttacaaagttctcaacaccttcattactccaatctaatttaagttctcaacaccttaatatagtaagagaaagatgacaataacaaacacaaacgcacgctatggtatatcttttaattacataatgtgaaaaacaacagttgtttgaccatgctgatgaaaatttacaataattgttttttaaagaaactttctgtactttgaaaaattaattatctaataatttaatactgttttaacagaagCAATGTACTGTTGTAGCTATGCACAAAACGCGGAGGTCAATAAATCGATACGATCACCGGCGCTACCGGCAATAAAACCCTCCATAGAAAACGACTAACTTGGTGCAACTCGGCGAAATTTAGCGAGGAAAAAGGTTGCGTACTCGGCGGAAAtccgcgataaattaaaaacgccGCCGAGGCgccgaggaaagtggtagttccgcgtggagtgtactgtaccCCTGGCCCAGGGGGgcggtggttacaattgactattACATAAGGAATGCCTTTATTTGAAGTGGGCAATCAATGTTGAATCTACAGGGGTATTTCTATACTATGAGTTCCAATCAAATTTTAGTGACCTTTAAGTTTGAAAATGCCGATTTATCAGTTTACATTGTACATGAAGCAGTGCTGTTTCCAGAAAAgtgcatttgttgttgttttttatgggCAACTTTTTGCCCccttacaattttattatttgatcaACATTTCGGACCCCCAATCCATTTCTGTATGGAATTAATCACGTTACTGAACAGTCAACCTATTGTTTGCAAAAAAGTTGTACGGTActtattgttttcaatgattttctATATTCTCATTCCTTTTAGGACACTCATTTGGATTATTTTTCAACCAACGAATTCCTGAGTCCCCTTTAACATCAAGACTACACAACTTTTATTCAAGTCCTTTTGGGGGAAATCAGCAAAGAGCTTtcaataatgtgttttatgaacCATTTGCCAACCAAGCAGCTCAAAATGAATCTTCGGAAGCTGAATATAGTAAAGAAGATTCTTCAAGCATCGGTTTGATGACCCAACCACTAAGTTCTAGAGAAAAAGTTAATGAAAAGATTTCTGAAACTATGGGAACCTTAGACACTTCAGCTGCACATGCATTTACAAGAAATAGCAATGTACCAATATTTGAGGATGTTATTGTTCCACAAAGAATCACAGTGCCTGAAGTGAAATATGAGCCCAGTACACCTATATTCAAGGCAGATGATTTCAGCAAAGAACTAGGCAGACCTCACAAATCATCTTTCAATTCAGGAAGCTCAGGAGATGAATCAGTTGTTGCACAATCACGATGTTCCATGTGTGATGGCTGTAGCTCAAGTCCTTGCGCATCGCACTATGCAtgcacacagacaagttttgcAGACTCTGAATTCAGCGATTATCATTCTCTAAAATGGGATGACCACAATTTCCAAGGAGATGAAACCGTTGATAGTTTGTTAAATGACTTCATTGAAATTTCTCATGAAAGACCTGGGCAAAAGTTCCTGCAGGTGAGAtgttttggttgtttttttaagacaCTTAAGATGTTTTGTGTCCTGTGATTTAATAATATACTGGGAAATATAatagtttcattcaaaatctCTTTTAATAATGGCTTTTGTTTCCTCTTTGATTGAAAAGGGAGGCATACTGTAAGAGAGGattgaatgcgaaaaggttctaagtgacattaaatatagaAGAAGATGGAACTTTTTGTATTGTGACCCCTTATAATTGAATTTAGTAATTGAGTGGtcattatatcaaaacattaaaattaccgtagttatttttataactgtaaagtttaactttttcttgtaaaatgtttgaggtattttaaagctgcactctcacagattttccgtttttacaacttttttattttttgtcttggaaagatcaattttttggataaatatctgcaaaccaatgatgaaagaatgctgacaaaagatcagaatgcagattttcatatttccattcgaaaattaatgttttatgatttaaaccgttactaacagtttaagaaaaatacacaaaacatcaaattttgaacttaaatataaaaatctgcgatcttatttttgtcagcagtcttatacatgtataacttgTTTCTaagcattttcgcaaaaattgactcattccaagacaaaaaagttgtcaaaaccttcaatctgtgagaatgcaacTTTAATGCATGtcactcaaatatattttttaatgatttgcaAAGGTATATGAGCCGTGTCGCgcattttgggccttcggacatatttttgctattacaatgttttaaggtatttgaatgccatgtaATTTCagaaagatattttgaaattttcatattgatatcacttaaattgcgtaagttacgtgtttacaagtgagatcatgtattgcgcattttgaatactaaatctGACGTCATTCAAATGACGTCGTAATGAAActgcattattcaaatgacgtgcaaaattattgtatcaatattacaactagcgtataatttaaattattttcttatcacagaatctttaaggaacataaattaagataaaaataatgaatcattttgtatttttaatacatttggccgttttaaacacagactatcaatccagtcaaaatatgtcgggacgaaatccatggttgctatggaaacatgagtaaaccaatGATCATAAATTATCAGGaaatgatgcaccaatgacaaaccttaaaaagaaagaagtcaggaagaaattgatttacatagaaaaaatcattatttttgtcattttattaatgattatttcatttgtaataattatgtctaAAGGCCAAAAATCGCGCAATGCAGCATATCTACTGTACTgaagttttttgtgtttttattttttttcagactgAGGTGTCAACATCAGGTCAACATCTCATATTCCTACTAATAAGGATCTTACTGGTTAGATATAAGCAAATTGTGGTAAGAAattctaattttaaaattattaattttacagCTAACAATTTGAAACAAGTGTAAAACaactttttacaaaattatatttatcactcttgttggcacaaaGTTATgggagagtgtggtcttgtaatGTGAGAGAAACCGGAGTTAACccagaggaaacccacttgtccggcttggttaCGACAAATCTAATTTACATGTACCCAGGCCAGGAAACAAACCTGGGTCACTTAGATGAAAAGCAAGTGTGCTAACTGGACAACCAAACATCATTCTATTCAGGCTGTTCCAAATTGATTCTATGTTTTCAGCTTTGGGCTGCTAGTGAGTATTTCAAAATCTGCTTAAGCGGCAACTGAGGTGCTAAAGAAAAAACGAATCTTATTTACTTTGcaacaatatacaaaatatacaaacaccCATGATAACAGCCCCCAATTCCCTTGAAACATCTGAGGCAATAACAggattatgtacatgtatcctAAATTTTTATTAGTCAAtttagtcaaaataaaaaatcataaatcatgATTGTCTTCACAATAtcctttaaaattttaaaaggaGAAAATTATACCTAATCGTATTGTATTAGTTTAGGCATGGATTTACAAAAGTTAAAATGAGGACATGTAAGTAGTTGTTCggtgtatgtttttttaaagtaccctgtattaaagtaaaatgaagttaaaaaagtatatttaaaaaacatagaGTCTGTGAAatagtatttacattttttttccaggAGGAAGCCAAAGAACACAAGACTATTGCCAAATCACAGAAGAAAACAATTGTCTGTTTGGTACAAAGTGTGCTGCTTCTTGTTAAGAGAAATCAAGACACCGAGAATAGGCTAGAAAGATTGCGAAGGGAGCTAACTCAGATGAGGGTAAGTTTAAAGACTTTGAAGACTTCAGTCCCTTTCCATATGATGTTATTATGGTAATATTAACTAACTGAAAATTTCTATTTAATCAAACATAGATAggttaaatatgtattcattatttGATTGAATACTGTAGGTACTAACTGTGCTAAAATGTACATGCAATAACATGGGAGACTTTTAAGCAGTGCAATGTCCAGTCATTTTCAATGTCTGTCGCCTTGGACACAATT
The Mya arenaria isolate MELC-2E11 chromosome 12, ASM2691426v1 DNA segment above includes these coding regions:
- the LOC128211958 gene encoding uncharacterized protein LOC128211958; translated protein: MSYEGKGSGENSTKRHSFGLFFNQRIPESPLTSRLHNFYSSPFGGNQQRAFNNVFYEPFANQAAQNESSEAEYSKEDSSSIGLMTQPLSSREKVNEKISETMGTLDTSAAHAFTRNSNVPIFEDVIVPQRITVPEVKYEPSTPIFKADDFSKELGRPHKSSFNSGSSGDESVVAQSRCSMCDGCSSSPCASHYACTQTSFADSEFSDYHSLKWDDHNFQGDETVDSLLNDFIEISHERPGQKFLQTEVSTSGQHLIFLLIRILLVRYKQIVEEAKEHKTIAKSQKKTIVCLVQSVLLLVKRNQDTENRLERLRRELTQMRIQQTMFEKQQRKMYLCLSLVLGFHFLSLPPVKSRLSSLLNVFGFVKSAKKMNSFRQSVGQNWRNIPSLLTEFLRLFIFRSQLKTRTS